Proteins from one Staphylococcus saprophyticus subsp. saprophyticus ATCC 15305 = NCTC 7292 genomic window:
- the panB gene encoding 3-methyl-2-oxobutanoate hydroxymethyltransferase — protein sequence MKTLNQLQDLKVNKEKISMVTAYDYPSAKQVEAADIDIILVGDSLGMTVLGYDSTVQVTVADMIHHTKAVRRGAPNTYLIVDVPFGAVGVNDQYDLEIAVKLYKETDANAIKAEGAHLTQYIKNCSNMGIPVVSHLGLTPQSVGIMGYKMQAGNKEAARQLIEDAYAVQQAGAVMLVLEAVPSDLAAEISDKLDIPVIGIGAGKETDGQVLVYHDLLNYAVEHRAKFVKQFGDFSVGIDALKQYNNEVKAEQFPGEAHTYKKQIMNEVTE from the coding sequence ATGAAAACTTTAAATCAGTTACAAGATTTAAAAGTGAATAAAGAAAAAATTTCAATGGTGACAGCATATGATTATCCAAGTGCGAAGCAAGTCGAAGCGGCTGATATAGACATCATTTTAGTTGGTGATTCATTAGGAATGACGGTATTAGGTTATGATAGTACAGTTCAGGTTACTGTAGCAGATATGATCCATCATACAAAAGCAGTTAGAAGAGGTGCACCTAATACATATTTGATCGTGGATGTACCTTTCGGGGCAGTAGGTGTCAATGATCAATATGATTTAGAAATAGCGGTAAAACTATATAAAGAAACAGATGCCAATGCAATCAAAGCAGAAGGTGCACATTTAACTCAATATATAAAAAATTGTAGCAATATGGGTATTCCAGTTGTGTCACATTTGGGATTAACACCACAAAGTGTTGGTATTATGGGATATAAAATGCAAGCTGGTAATAAAGAAGCTGCACGACAACTTATTGAAGATGCCTATGCTGTGCAACAAGCGGGCGCTGTGATGTTAGTTCTTGAAGCAGTCCCAAGCGATTTAGCTGCAGAAATTTCAGATAAACTAGATATTCCTGTTATCGGTATTGGGGCAGGAAAAGAAACAGACGGACAAGTATTGGTTTATCATGATTTATTAAATTATGCTGTAGAACATAGAGCGAAATTTGTTAAACAATTTGGTGATTTCTCAGTGGGCATTGATGCATTAAAGCAATATAACAATGAGGTGAAAGCGGAACAATTTCCTGGTGAGGCCCATACCTATAAAAAGCAAATTATGAATGAGGTTACAGAATGA
- the panC gene encoding pantoate--beta-alanine ligase, which yields MTQLITTIEEMRSIIANLHNQRRSVGFIPTMGALHDGHLKMMSLSLNENDVTIISIFVNPLQFGPNEDLDSYPRDIVGDTAKAESVGVDYIFHPTVKEMYPELPTIELKAGRLASVLEGAERPGHFDGVVTVVNKLFNIVRPHKAYFGKKDAQQLAIVEKMVEDFNHPIEIKGVDIVREDDGLAKSSRNIYLTKNERIEAVHLYKSLCLAQSLYKNGERNSEKIIKATRDYLTEHTSGTIETVAIYSYPELVEQTQIKDSIFISLAVKFSKARLIDNIIIEG from the coding sequence ATGACACAGTTAATTACAACAATAGAAGAAATGAGAAGTATTATAGCAAACCTTCATAATCAGCGTCGTTCAGTTGGGTTTATTCCTACCATGGGGGCATTGCATGACGGGCATTTAAAGATGATGTCATTATCATTGAATGAAAATGATGTGACGATTATTAGTATATTTGTCAATCCATTACAGTTTGGTCCGAACGAAGATTTAGATTCTTACCCACGTGATATTGTAGGTGATACTGCAAAAGCTGAATCTGTAGGCGTGGATTATATCTTTCATCCAACTGTTAAAGAAATGTATCCAGAATTACCGACAATTGAATTAAAAGCAGGCCGACTTGCATCCGTTTTGGAAGGTGCTGAACGTCCAGGACATTTTGATGGTGTGGTAACGGTTGTTAATAAATTATTTAATATTGTACGTCCGCATAAAGCATATTTTGGTAAAAAAGATGCACAGCAGTTGGCAATAGTAGAAAAAATGGTAGAGGACTTCAATCATCCAATTGAAATCAAAGGTGTAGATATTGTTAGAGAGGATGATGGATTAGCGAAAAGCTCGCGTAATATCTATCTTACTAAAAATGAACGTATAGAAGCGGTTCACCTGTATAAAAGTTTATGTCTAGCACAATCGCTTTATAAAAATGGAGAGCGTAATAGCGAAAAAATTATCAAAGCGACACGGGACTACTTAACAGAACATACAAGTGGAACGATAGAAACAGTTGCAATATATAGTTATCCAGAACTTGTCGAGCAAACACAAATCAAAGACAGCATTTTTATTTCACTCGCTGTCAAATTTAGTAAAGCGCGCTTAATTGACAATATTATTATTGAAGGATAA